Proteins encoded by one window of Haliotis asinina isolate JCU_RB_2024 chromosome 6, JCU_Hal_asi_v2, whole genome shotgun sequence:
- the LOC137286142 gene encoding E3 UFM1-protein ligase 1-like: MADWEEVKRLAADFQRVQLSTTKQKLSERNIVELVTKLIELKLIDVIYTTDGKEYLTHQELAKEIREELYVHGGRINLVELQQILNVDLNHIQAKVSSIVGHDRKISLVLGQLIDVTYKDRLAEEVNDKLTEQGQVTIAELTKTYDLPADFLTEVVHERLGSIIKGQLDSYDRDVIFTHAFVTRMKARIRGSLSAVTKPTPVLSVMSQHGCKERLFHTILEKLIKTGRLAGSVSGGKNEKATYIPDIYTQSQNEWVDAFYKQNGYLEYDSLSRLGISDVKSFIKKRFKDEPITYLKTCCAGKGIQDQIEATAEEALSTGGWVDIMTVMPSIFSVKDAGQLLTNYLRGRQGVIVCCESIVASESLISECSKPFSELMTSKARKEAKSNPAFLNTDGDKKGGKLAGLDDGSTAREDKKDQRRKKAATSTKSGGGTQGRESKMKATKKKYRTGRGDQEDDSDDDTVQSSNTRTKPGEVTFMSIGEISDVIRKQEKLQDCPEDLISEIASKLYRPLTRQFQEVAKSIFMETSGTATGSDRKKTHGELQEKVSGLWTNAKLFEKGLKHFGGDTNMQLVKYLLNTVCTDITNIVLNAVATDSLMSVMDDEGLTAEARLKVISSLPAAEQTMMTKLHMSVMGKNLDDFFNYLDVVCGSAHLGLMLKKPDKRKERQIVFNHRQSLVESLKDESDPAMALHLAAVILFQTYTQMMVHAPGRVVPQIIEYLETYMVKDQHKMLVTLQELVVKQAKLQADGAAADAEAVTAVMEDIKPLLPQVKEIALTAKRNSPKEEEDK, from the exons ATGGCTGACTGGGAAGAGGTGAAACGTCTGGCAGCTGATTTTCAGCGTGTACAGCTGAGTACGACTAAGCAAAA ATTGTCAGAAAGGAACATTGTGGAGTTGGTTACAAAGCTGATTGAGCTGAAACTGATTGATGTGATCTACACAACAGATGGCAAAGAGTACCTCACCCACCAGGAGCTGGCAAAAGAGATCAGAGAAGAACTATATGTTCATGGAG GTCGTATCAACCTGGTTGAACTACAGCAGATTCTCAATGTTGACCTGAACCACATCCAGGCCAAGGTGAGCTCCATTGTGGGCCATGACAGGAAGATCAGCCTGGTCCTTGGACAGCTCATTGACGT CACCTATAAAGATCGTCTGGCAGAAGAGGTGAATGACAAACTTACAGAACAAGGTCAAGTGACCATTGCCGAACTAACGAAGACATATGACCTGCCAGCAGACTTTCTCACTGAG GTGGTTCATGAGAGACTTGGGTCTATAATCAAAGGTCAACTTGATAGCTATGACCGTGACGTCATATTCACCCATGCATTCGTCACGAGGATGAAGGCTAGAATCCGTGGCTCACTCAGTGCTGTCACAAA GCCGACACCTGTGCTATCTGTGATGTCCCAGCATGGCTGCAAGGAGAGGCTCTTTCATA CCATTTTAGAGAAACTGATCAAGACCGGACGTTTGGCGGGTTCAGTATCTGGAGGTAAAAATGAGAAGGCAACATACATTCCTGACatctacacacagtcacagaatGAGTGGGTCGATGCCTTCTACAAACAGAATGGATATCTAG AGTATGACTCACTGTCAAGACTGGGAATATCAGATGTGAAGAGCTTCATCAAGAAGCGTTTCAAGGATGAGCCTATCACCTACTTGAAGACATGTTGTGCTGGGAAAGGAATTCAGGACCAGATTGAAGCTACAGCTGAAGAAGCCCTCTCTACAGGAGGATGGGTGGACATCATG actGTAATGCCGTCTATATTCAGCGTCAAGGATGCAGGACAACTGTTGACCAATTATCTGAGAGGCCGTCAAGGTGTAATTGTGTGCTGTGAGAGCATTGTGGCTAGTGAGTCTCTCATATCAGAGTGTAGCAAGCCATTTTCAGAACTCATGACATCAAAAGCAAGGAAG GAAGCCAAGTCTAACCCAGCATTCCTGAACACCGATGGAGACAAGAAGGGAGGTAAACTTGCAGGCCTGGACGATGGAAGCACAGCTCGGGAAGACAAGAAAGACCAGCGGAGAAAAAAAGCTGCCA cCAGCACAAAAAGCGGAGGGGGTACGCAGGGCCGTGAGTCAAAGATGAAAGCAACAAAGAAAAAGTATCGAACTGGTCGTGGCGATCAGGAAGACGATTCTGATGATGACACTGTTCAGTCTTCGAACACACGTACAAAACCAGGCGAGGTTACATTTATGAGCATCGGTGAGATATCAGATGTCATACGTAAACAGGAGAAGCTACAGGATTGTCCAGAAGACCTGATCAGTGAAATAGCCAGCAAGTTGTACAG ACCCCTGACTCGACAGTTCCAGGAAGTGGCAAAGTCTATATTCATGGAAACATCTGGCACTGCGACAGGCTCCGACAGGAAGAAGACCCATGGGGAGTTGCAGGAGAAAGTGTCAGGGCTGTGGACCAATGCGAAGCTGTTTGAGAAGGGGCTGAAACATTTCGGTG GTGATACCAACATGCAGCTAGTCAAGTATCTGCTGAACACAGTATGCACCGACATCACCAATATCGTGTTGAATGCTGTGGCTACTGACAGCCTCATGTCAGTGATGGATGATGAAGGTCTTACAGCAGAG GCCAGACTGAAAGTAATCAGCAGTCTCCCTGCAGCAGAACAGACCATGATGACCAAGTTACATATGTCCGTTATGGGGAAG AACTTAGATGACTTCTTCAACTACCTGGATGTTGTTTGTGGGTCAGCACACCTGGGACTGATGCTGAAGAAGCCAGACAAGAGGAAGGAGAG GCAAATTGTGTTCAACCATCGTCAGTCTCTTGTGGAGAGCCTGAAGGATGAGAGTGATCCAGCCATGGCTCTCCATCTTGCTGCAGTCATACTGTTCCAGACCTACACACAGATGATGGTGCATGCCCCAGGACGAGTTGTGCCACAGATCATTGAGTATCTTGAAACCTACATGGTCAAGGACCAGCACAAAATGCTAGTCACTCTACAAG AACTTGTGGTGAAGCAGGCCAAGCTCCAGGCTGATGGTGCTGCTGCAGACGCTGAAGCTGTTACTGCAGTCATGGAGGACATCAAGCCTCTCTTGCCTCAGGTGAAAGAAATAGCCCTTACAGCCAAAAGAAACTCACCGAAAGAAGAGGAAGACAAATAA